In Strigops habroptila isolate Jane chromosome 2, bStrHab1.2.pri, whole genome shotgun sequence, one genomic interval encodes:
- the LOC115603664 gene encoding interleukin-1 receptor type 1-like isoform X2, translating to MTSTFLLIGCLILLIPLLSAEECIICDYFVLVGEPTAVSCPIFISPALQSDYNLTWYKNGSATPVTTERWARIHQREDLLWFIPAALEDSGLYECDVRSLNHSNKKTVNLAVFKNDNGLCFNGKMKFEQKVMSGNTGKITCPDLEHFKDEDNNQPEVHWYKECKPGFLEDKRLLLAEGENAVLIRNVTVQDRGNYTCRMVYTYMGKQYNVSRTMSLEVKERPLQMRPEFIYPKNNTVEVELGSHVVMECNISSGINGLIPFWQVNDEDVDIFDSTYREQYYEEGMPHGLAVSGTKFNISEVKVKDYAHKFFCHFIYGSQQFTAYVKLESPAQNIQGYLIGGGVSVVFFVFFALFIYKIFKIDIVLWYRDSCHLFLGKKVSDGKIYDAYVVYPKNRESCLYSSDIFALKILPEVLERQCGYNLFIFGRDDLPGEAVISIADEKIHQSRRVIIVLVPEPSRYSILEDVSEKQLAMYNALIQDGIKVILIELEKIQDYATMPESIKYVKQKHGAIRWKGDFSERSHSASTRFWKKVRYHMPSRKNGSSSGLHLLPKDFNSP from the exons ATGACATCTACGTTTTTGCTTATTGGCTGTCTCATTCTATTGATacctctgctcagtgctg aAGAATGCATTATTTGTGATTACTTTGTACTTGTTGGAGAGCCTACAGCTGTTAGTTGCCCAATATTTATATCACCAGCGCTTCAATCTGATTACAATCTGACGTGGTATAAAAATGGTAGTGCTACACCAGTAACCACAGAGAGATGGGCCAGGATCCATCAGCGAGAGGACTTGCTGTGGTTTATTCCTGCAGCGCTGGAAGATTCTGGACTTTATGAATGTGATGTAAG GAGCCTTAACCACTCTAACAAAAAAACTGTAAATTTAGCAGTTTTTAAGAACGATAACGGTTtgtgttttaatggaaaaatgaagtttgaaCAAAAAGTGATGAGCGGAAATACTGGAAAGATAACATGTCCTGATCtagaacattttaaagatgaagaCAATAATCAGCCTGAAGTACACTGGTATAAG GAGTGTAAGCCTGGATTTCTTGAAGACAAGCGACTTCTTTTGGCAGAGGGTGAAAATGCTGTCTTGATTCGCAATGTAACCGTACAAGATAGAGGAAACTACACATGCCGTATGGTGTACACATATATGGGAAAACAATATAATGTTTCACGAACCATGAGTCTAGAGGTTAAAG AAAGACCACTGCAGATGAGGCCAGAGTTTATTTATCCAAAGAATAATACAGTTGAAGTAGAACTTG GTTCTCATGTAGTTATGGAATGTAATATATCAAGTGGCATAAATGGCTTGATTCCATTCTGGCAAGTTAACGATGAGGATGTTGATATCTTTGATAGCACCTACAGGGAACAGTATTATGA AGAGGGGATGCCTCATGGACTTGCTGTATCTGGAACAAAATTTaacatttcagaagtgaaagTAAAGGATTATGCTCATAAATTTTTCTGTCACTTCATATATGGTTCTCAACAATTTACAGCCTACGTCAAATTGGAAAGCCCAG CTCAGAACATTCAAGGTTACTTAATTGGAGGAGGAGTTTCCGTGgtcttttttgtattttttgctCTCTTTATCTACAAGATCTTCAAAATTGATATTGTGCTTTGGTATCGGGACTCCTGCCATCTTTTCCTGGGTAAAAAAG TTTCAGATGGGAAGATCTATGATGCTTATGTTGTGTATccaaaaaacagagaaagctgCTTGTATTCATCAGATATTTTTGCTCTGAAGATACTACCAGAGGTCTTAGAAAGACAGTGTGGATATAACCTCTTCATATTTGGAAGGGATGATTTACCAGGAGAAG CTGTGATCAGCATCGCTGATGAAAAAATCCATCAGAGTAGAAGAGTGATCATTGTTTTAGTACCAGAACCCTCCCGTTACAGTATTCTAGAAGATGTATCTGAAAAGCAGCTAGCCATGTATAATGCTCTTATCCAAGATGGCATTAAAGTAATTCTTattgaactggaaaaaatacaggattATGCAACCATGCCAGAATCCATCAAGTATGTTAAGCAAAAGCATGGGGCAATCCGATGGAAAGGGGACTTCTCAGAAAGGTCTCACTCGGCAAGTACCAGATTCTGGAAGAAAGTGCGCTACCACATGCCGTCCAGAAAAAATGGATCTTCATCAGGACTGCATTTGTTACCAAAAGACTTTAATTCTCCCTAA
- the LOC115603664 gene encoding interleukin-1 receptor type 1-like isoform X1, giving the protein MTSTFLLIGCLILLIPLLSAEECIICDYFVLVGEPTAVSCPIFISPALQSDYNLTWYKNGSATPVTTERWARIHQREDLLWFIPAALEDSGLYECDVRSLNHSNKKTVNLAVFKNDNGLCFNGKMKFEQKVMSGNTGKITCPDLEHFKDEDNNQPEVHWYKECKPGFLEDKRLLLAEGENAVLIRNVTVQDRGNYTCRMVYTYMGKQYNVSRTMSLEVKERPLQMRPEFIYPKNNTVEVELGSHVVMECNISSGINGLIPFWQVNDEDVDIFDSTYREQYYDFSTDVYFLPFFNDREGMPHGLAVSGTKFNISEVKVKDYAHKFFCHFIYGSQQFTAYVKLESPAQNIQGYLIGGGVSVVFFVFFALFIYKIFKIDIVLWYRDSCHLFLGKKVSDGKIYDAYVVYPKNRESCLYSSDIFALKILPEVLERQCGYNLFIFGRDDLPGEAVISIADEKIHQSRRVIIVLVPEPSRYSILEDVSEKQLAMYNALIQDGIKVILIELEKIQDYATMPESIKYVKQKHGAIRWKGDFSERSHSASTRFWKKVRYHMPSRKNGSSSGLHLLPKDFNSP; this is encoded by the exons ATGACATCTACGTTTTTGCTTATTGGCTGTCTCATTCTATTGATacctctgctcagtgctg aAGAATGCATTATTTGTGATTACTTTGTACTTGTTGGAGAGCCTACAGCTGTTAGTTGCCCAATATTTATATCACCAGCGCTTCAATCTGATTACAATCTGACGTGGTATAAAAATGGTAGTGCTACACCAGTAACCACAGAGAGATGGGCCAGGATCCATCAGCGAGAGGACTTGCTGTGGTTTATTCCTGCAGCGCTGGAAGATTCTGGACTTTATGAATGTGATGTAAG GAGCCTTAACCACTCTAACAAAAAAACTGTAAATTTAGCAGTTTTTAAGAACGATAACGGTTtgtgttttaatggaaaaatgaagtttgaaCAAAAAGTGATGAGCGGAAATACTGGAAAGATAACATGTCCTGATCtagaacattttaaagatgaagaCAATAATCAGCCTGAAGTACACTGGTATAAG GAGTGTAAGCCTGGATTTCTTGAAGACAAGCGACTTCTTTTGGCAGAGGGTGAAAATGCTGTCTTGATTCGCAATGTAACCGTACAAGATAGAGGAAACTACACATGCCGTATGGTGTACACATATATGGGAAAACAATATAATGTTTCACGAACCATGAGTCTAGAGGTTAAAG AAAGACCACTGCAGATGAGGCCAGAGTTTATTTATCCAAAGAATAATACAGTTGAAGTAGAACTTG GTTCTCATGTAGTTATGGAATGTAATATATCAAGTGGCATAAATGGCTTGATTCCATTCTGGCAAGTTAACGATGAGGATGTTGATATCTTTGATAGCACCTACAGGGAACAGTATTATGA TTTCTCTACAGATGTTTActttttaccattttttaatGACAGAGAGGGGATGCCTCATGGACTTGCTGTATCTGGAACAAAATTTaacatttcagaagtgaaagTAAAGGATTATGCTCATAAATTTTTCTGTCACTTCATATATGGTTCTCAACAATTTACAGCCTACGTCAAATTGGAAAGCCCAG CTCAGAACATTCAAGGTTACTTAATTGGAGGAGGAGTTTCCGTGgtcttttttgtattttttgctCTCTTTATCTACAAGATCTTCAAAATTGATATTGTGCTTTGGTATCGGGACTCCTGCCATCTTTTCCTGGGTAAAAAAG TTTCAGATGGGAAGATCTATGATGCTTATGTTGTGTATccaaaaaacagagaaagctgCTTGTATTCATCAGATATTTTTGCTCTGAAGATACTACCAGAGGTCTTAGAAAGACAGTGTGGATATAACCTCTTCATATTTGGAAGGGATGATTTACCAGGAGAAG CTGTGATCAGCATCGCTGATGAAAAAATCCATCAGAGTAGAAGAGTGATCATTGTTTTAGTACCAGAACCCTCCCGTTACAGTATTCTAGAAGATGTATCTGAAAAGCAGCTAGCCATGTATAATGCTCTTATCCAAGATGGCATTAAAGTAATTCTTattgaactggaaaaaatacaggattATGCAACCATGCCAGAATCCATCAAGTATGTTAAGCAAAAGCATGGGGCAATCCGATGGAAAGGGGACTTCTCAGAAAGGTCTCACTCGGCAAGTACCAGATTCTGGAAGAAAGTGCGCTACCACATGCCGTCCAGAAAAAATGGATCTTCATCAGGACTGCATTTGTTACCAAAAGACTTTAATTCTCCCTAA